From the genome of Francisella tularensis subsp. tularensis:
TTGCTGTAATTTTTTCTTTCGAACCTATTTTTGCAACAATTTTTGGAAAGCTAATCAATAATGAGAAAATATATTTATCGACAATAATTGGCGGAACTCTAATACTTACAAGTTATTTTATAATTGAAATAGGTAATAGAAAAAGGCAATCTAAGCCCTAGGATTAAAATTCATTTTTTCTTGCATCTGCTTGTAGAATTCTTTTTTCTCATCAGTATCTGCAAGAGGTAGCTTAACATCATAAACAATATAAAAATCACCATCACCAAGGCCCTTACCCTTGATACGCATTTTACGCCCTGATTGACTTCCTTCTGGTACTTTCATTTTTTTCTTACCATAAGGAGTATCAATCTCTAGTGATGTACCAAGAGCTGCTTCCCATGGTGCAATATTGATATGCTCATAAATATCATTACCATCAACTTTATAATTTTTATGATCTACTACTTCTATTTTGATATAAAGATCACCAGCTGGTGCGTTTGCGCCAATACCAGCTCCGCCTTTACCTTTGACACGAAGTTTCTTACCATTACCCATTGCTGGTGGTATTTTAACATCGACACTTTGATGCTGCATTGTAGGCATGCCATTAGCACCTACTTCTTGGTAATTATACGAAACTGTTCTTGAACCTCCCTTGATAGCATCTTCAACATTTAAGCGCAAAGAGATATTTATATCCTCACCTTTCCTGGCTCTTGGCTGACCTCCACCAAAACCTCTAGCACCAGCTCCACCACCAAAAAGATCGCCAAAGATATCACCTAAATCCTCAAAATTAAAACTCTGAGATCGTCCACTTTGCGAGAAACCACCAAAGCCACCGCCAGCTCCACCAAAACCGCCTTGCTGAACCTTATCCCAGTTTTCCCCATATGTGTCATAAAGTTTTTTCTTTTCTTTATCTCCTAAAACATCATAAGCTGTTTGGATTTCTTTAAATTTATCTTCAGCGCCTTTTTCCTTGTTAACATCAGGGTGATATTTTTTTGCTAATCTTCTATATGCTTTTTTTATATCTGCTTCTGATGCATCTCTACTAACGCCTAGTAAAGAATAATAATCTGCCATACTATTTAACTCCCAAAACTTATCAAATCAAAATACTTCTAAAATCTATAATATGGATATAAGGTCTTTTTATATAAATACAAGCTATATAGTTTATTTTTAACTAAATTTTAGTAGATGTATTTATTTGGTTGATTATTGTGCTTAATCCATACTTCAAAAACCACCTATTTTTTTGTAGCATAACATTCTTTAACAATGTTATCTAATCAAAGTACAATGAGAATAAATAGAGCTGTAACACCATACAAACAAGAGTTAGCCAAAAAACTAAACCTTTTTCACTTGATAGCTTTTGGTCTAAATTATATGATCCCTTTCGCACCTGCGATAATATTTGGCATCATCGCTAAAACATCTGGAACTACTGTGAGTTTGCCATATCTTTTCGCTATGATTATTATTATGTCATTTACAGCTTTTAGTTATGTCTATATGGTTAAAAGAAATCCTGTAGCAGGCTCTTTGTATAGCTATGTCGAGTCTATCTTTGGCAAAAGATTGGGGTTTCTAGCTGGATGGATTTTATTTCTTGACTATATTTTAGTACCGACTGTTGTTGCTATGAGTGCAACCATTTATCTACAACATTACATCCCAGAGATTCCATATTACGTAATTTTATGTTCATATGTATTAATAACTGGACTATTCAATCTTCTTGGTATTAGTATAGTTGCCAATGTTGGACTAATATTATTAATAATTATGGAAATTCTTCTAATAATCTGTTTATTTGTATTAGGTAGCTCTGCGATAAGTACCTCTCAAGAGCTACTAAGCTTAAGACCTTTTGAATTTAACTCTATAAGTGGATTATTTACAGCAACTACTCTTTGTGTACTAAGCTACTTAGGTTATGATGCGATATCAACACTTGCAGAAGAGGCTAAAAACCCAATAGCAAGGATGTGAATTTAGAACTATAGTTATTTACCAGCAACAGCCTTATATATAAATCCTGCTAATATTGCCCAAATATAGTTAAAGACGATATTCATAATAAACACTTCAGTTCCAGCATTTACTGCAAAAAAACCTTGTCCTGCTAATGGCATTTTAACTAAAAAGTTAAATAAAATAACCGCTAGAGCTATAATCGAGCTTTTAATAAAAATATTCTTTGATAATGGTAGTGCAAATAAAATAGCCCAAACTCCACCCCATACCATTAGACGATAAAGTGCGTACTTAAACTGATCATTCAACTCAACACCATGCTGACGGATAAGAGTGAAAATAAAGTACAAGATACAAGCACTAATTAAACCAGCCATAAAACCAATAAAAGTGTTATTCAAAAATTTTTCATTTAAATTTACTCCTTTGCTTATCATAAACATAAAACTCATAGCAACGATATAGCGTTGTCCATAAAACTAATAATGTATAAATCAATCCTAATACAACTACTATATTAGGAAATAAAATCATTACAATAAAGAATATAAATGTTTCGGCTCTCTCAATCAAGCCAGGAGTATAGTAAAAACTCTTTGATGATTCTTTTTGACTGAAAATCCCTACTAACAAAAAACTACTAATACAAACAATTATAGACATCATCATTAATAAACCAACCCATGCTATATCAAGCTGATTAATGAAAATTGCAATAATAATAAAACTTTCAACGAAACGATCACTCAAAATATCTAAGATAGTCCCAAATGATGAAGAACTACCTTGTAAGCGTGCAACCGAACCATCTAAAATATCAAAATATCCAGACAGTAATAACAAAAATATACATAAATACTGATTTATAAAAAAAGCTATTGCAGCAACCAAACCAACTATCAACGATATTAGTGTGATTAA
Proteins encoded in this window:
- a CDS encoding DnaJ C-terminal domain-containing protein, with translation MADYYSLLGVSRDASEADIKKAYRRLAKKYHPDVNKEKGAEDKFKEIQTAYDVLGDKEKKKLYDTYGENWDKVQQGGFGGAGGGFGGFSQSGRSQSFNFEDLGDIFGDLFGGGAGARGFGGGQPRARKGEDINISLRLNVEDAIKGGSRTVSYNYQEVGANGMPTMQHQSVDVKIPPAMGNGKKLRVKGKGGAGIGANAPAGDLYIKIEVVDHKNYKVDGNDIYEHINIAPWEAALGTSLEIDTPYGKKKMKVPEGSQSGRKMRIKGKGLGDGDFYIVYDVKLPLADTDEKKEFYKQMQEKMNFNPRA
- a CDS encoding CDP-alcohol phosphatidyltransferase family protein, translating into MIEQKIRPVFQRIFVDGIAKFIAPVIAPNLITLISLIVGLVAAIAFFINQYLCIFLLLLSGYFDILDGSVARLQGSSSSFGTILDILSDRFVESFIIIAIFINQLDIAWVGLLMMMSIIVCISSFLLVGIFSQKESSKSFYYTPGLIERAETFIFFIVMILFPNIVVVLGLIYTLLVLWTTLYRCYEFYVYDKQRSKFK
- a CDS encoding APC family permease, with the protein product MLSNQSTMRINRAVTPYKQELAKKLNLFHLIAFGLNYMIPFAPAIIFGIIAKTSGTTVSLPYLFAMIIIMSFTAFSYVYMVKRNPVAGSLYSYVESIFGKRLGFLAGWILFLDYILVPTVVAMSATIYLQHYIPEIPYYVILCSYVLITGLFNLLGISIVANVGLILLIIMEILLIICLFVLGSSAISTSQELLSLRPFEFNSISGLFTATTLCVLSYLGYDAISTLAEEAKNPIARM